The sequence below is a genomic window from Vespula pensylvanica isolate Volc-1 chromosome 1, ASM1446617v1, whole genome shotgun sequence.
taaaagaaggaggaatagAAAAACTGAATGCTCTTAAAATAGATCGAAGGCCGTACGAACGAATTAAAGAACTTGCAACAATTGTAATAGAAAATTGCTGTCAAGATAACAGTCATTCCAATGATGGGAATTATCTTCAAGCACACTCAGATGCAGAATATAGCCTTGATGgttaaaaaaattgtcattAATATGATTCATGTGCAACATTATTGAATACAGAATGTTCAACCGTAGTATAGAGATTTAAAGCTAACAATTGATGAAAGTGTGTGGTGATTTTATATCCGTAGTAATtatcatacaaaaaaaaaaaaaaacgatatgcAGAGATGACACGTAATAAGATGTTACCTTATCCCAGTGATATTCTTacagataatatttaaaaaagaaaaaggaaaaaaacagaaaaaaagaaacaaataattgcTTAAATATAGCAAAACATGTTGCGCTATGACAATTTATATAGCGTGTTGTTAATTCGTTAGTGATACTCCAgatatttatagtttttattattactattctcTATTAATAATCTATCTTTGAatcagaaattatttttatcaatgtaCATAGTTATATCCTGTATCATAAATTGAATCTCTGAGATAAGATGATTGTGACtatctaatatttctattttttgtttcacaaCATTAGATCTCGCAAAAACTGTGTGTAACAGTTGTACATTGGCGTTGtcttatataattcaatagtTTAGCTTTGATCACTCAGCTGCTGAAATATTGTCTACAAGCACTgtgtagatattatttattaaacgacttgaataaataaagagactTAAAAATAAGAAGCATGTCAATGTATGTCACTGTAAATAGAGCTAAAGTGCAGGGAGTAAAGTGAAATAGATTTGTatgtttttgtatattatcgttatgagaccttgcaaaaaaaaaaaaaagattagaaaaagcaCCCATACTGCTGACATCAATTGCTTAATCAAATTTTTGCATTATCAATAGAAAACATGTAATCCTAAAAGATAAGCtcaataagtaaatattttccatgCTCAAATAATTAGCCAGCTATTTCTACAATAAGCATTAAATGatgatataaatgtataatgaaTGTGAGAATAATTTTGGAACTATTCTGTGTATAATATAAGTTCATATGAGACTGAATTGTgtgtcttatttatttttataccttTATTaattaccctctctctctctccctctctctctctctctctctctctctctacctatctttctctctctctccctctttctctctctctctctctctctctttctccttttcgatatttgtttattttaaattgtttcgatcaattgataattaattccttaaaaaacatacaaatttgaatatatctatttatcgagCTGAACAATCGAGATTTGTACCGACCTATCGATTAAATCAATTTGATAATACGCGTGACATTGAAGTTCTAATCGTATTCAAAAAAAcacatgtataaaaaaatatacctcGTAatatattgtctttttttttttaatcatgatATCGACGatgaaacaatataaattgaaagaaaaataaaacttcaTTTGTATCATTTCCGGGAGGCGGTTAAAGAACTTATTTCCGGTTCAATTCCTTAATTCCGCATGGTGGCCGGTGGACTTGGTAGAGGTGGGACGCTACAGCTTAGAGAGGcagacattttattttcgaacgtaCATCGTACTACATCCATTGGCACGTTCAGCAGAGCTTAAGCTCGAAATTCGTCGAAAATATCAGCAAATAATACTTACAAATCAACTAGATCATCTCACATTTTGAAGAAGGTAatgatacaattatatatgaCTAAATATAATCCTTTCTAGTGAACATATCGAATTTACAAATGTAGCCATTTAGTCGCGCCAAACGAtaacgattttatcgatttgcGTACTGTTAAGTTTTTAATGCTTTTAGACAAAAGTTCAGATTTCTTCTATAATAGAAAGCTTAGAAacttacgaataaaaaaatatacttgtaGAGATATTTGAAGCAGCAAGACTATTCCATTCTATATGTGATTTCTAGCACTTTGAGAAGCATCGAAGATGCAGATTTTTTATGACGTACATCTCGCAAACGTGGTCGTTTCAATGTGAtgattcattttctctctccctccctctctctcttttttcttttgaaacactgaaatgaatttaataatttattaaacgtaattatttaataattatacgtaGATTGGTGTATAGTGCGcgagtgtgtgtgtacgtgtacgtgtgtatcgGCATCCATATACGTAAAAATGCGCGTGCGTTACCTAGAATGGCGtggtatgtacatagatagcACAACTTCTGAATTATGATTCCAAATTCACCTTAGTATcctattctatattatttatacgtatgataaaatatacatgACTGTGACTATACTCTTCAGCTATTTTGTTTGGaacatattcattttttattcatataccAATGAACAATACCATCAAACAAGAgcgaaaatattgaatatataattaaagaatatttattatctttaatatatttgactTTCGTTGACTTTCCTTCAGTTAAGATATTCTATAAACATACACGTTTTGTTCGTAGACCGTTGTCATCATATCTGACGTCTGTAACTCGTCGGTATACTAAAATGAGTTACGGCTACAACAAATACAGGTTAGTAATAGCGTACAAAAGTGTTGTAATAAATGTACAtctaaatattatgaatttatatgcTAATACGATTCTGCGTGCCGATTTCGAATCTGAAGAACATATGTCGTggcatataagtatatttaaatgtgcaatatattatcgatataagtaaaaatatgaagtgagtaatatttcatataatgtttatttgatatttgatattaacaGTTCTACTATGAGCTCTCGAGGTCGAGGATTTAGTTCCCGTGGGGGTAGTTCATACAGAGGTCGAGGAGGCGGAGGAGGAAGCGATTGGGGTGGAGGATCTACCGGTGGAAATATGTCAAATAGAGGAAGTTATTCTTCTTCGAGAGGAGGcagatttaaatattctacTACCAGTTATGATTCACGTTCTAAATACAATTCAGGTTAGCCGATATTAAAAGAACATCGATTATTATCTACTAAATAGATGAACATTTGAtgactattttttcttttttatcttcgtagGTGGATCTGAAAGATATTCCAGCAGAGGTGGTAGAGGTGAACATTCAAACAGTTATAAACGCCCTCGTGTaagtattaatttaaaaaaaaataaatatcttcttttcttctttttaatcagatttttaatatcattttttctattcatctTCGTTAGGAATCTTACTCTGGTAGAGATGATCATCGTTCTTCTGGAGATTCTACCCGTAAAAGGATCAGAAGCGATTCTTATCAGGTATGTACATTATGAGGTGATATtagacaaattttaatataaaagaagttgTAAATAAGTCTTAGGCAGCTCCATTCTGATTCTACAATCCTAAGGTCAAGAAGAAATTACCGGCCTTAAAAGGTCCTCTTCAGACAGTTtctcaaaattttttaaacatatagtATAACTTGACACGATTGTCctgaaaagttttttttaaatataagtaCTGAATGCGAAAAATTGAGAACATTAGCTTCTATTTAACTGCAAAACAATTTCAGGACATTcgtctaaaaaagaaaaaaaaaatataaaagaaaaagcggtAGAAAAGGTATTCATAAGATGTCATAATTTCCTTTCAAGCGACGAGCCAACGGCTACTTGAACACCCATTCTTTTTGCGTTGGGACACTACTGGTGGAACACTACGAATGCatcaaataaaagatgaaatatatacCTAGATGGTACTTAAATTGTTATCCACGCACAGTCATGAAAGATAACTGAGCGAACAGACGAATAGATGTAGAAGTATGGATTTCATTGTGCTCATATTGCATCAGCATTGTTCTCTGTATATAGCAATATGTGCTATGAAACCGCAATTTCGTGCACAGTTAGAAatcaaattattgaaatattgacAGCATCCCCGCATTGCTCCAACAATTGATACTGCAAATAAACCTACTACCTTACATACGACAGATTTTCcaaattatatactttaaagGACGTGCGAATTTCTTGACTCTATGAAAAACGCATAGACCTTTCCAATACAGAGAACATGCATCTTATATTGATTCTGATTACTAAAAACAGAGAAGGTTGCAATAAGTATCAACTTTTTATATGTCTATGCATCCACTCGTGCATGATCCGAGATATAAACTTCCCAACTAAGGCATACCGGAGaggtttagaaaaaaaaaaaaaaaaaaaaaaacatatatacatatatatatatcaatgatcgaatatctatcaaatatttttctcgagtATTTCACCCTTCTGAAGACTATGTAGAAGAATATACAATCGTATAAAGATCTATCTCTCAATTAGCTTCATTTCATTCCCAAGTTtatatgacaataataatcgaacggcagagaatgaaaaaaaataaaataaaataaaaaaaaaggattttttactattaatattattttatacggtGCTGCTCTTTCCTTCAGGAAGTTGGAAAGGTCTATTTCAAAGACTTCTATCTGCAATCTAACAGAATTCACTTGATATCtcaaagaaagtaataaatgctggtaatataattaacatttctcaaagatatatatatatataaaagaacgaGCGTGAATCCATGAACCaagaacgatatatattgAACTTCCggaaaagtataaaagttgTTTAAATTATGCAAAAGAGCAATGTGCAATATTATATGCTAAGTTCAGCGACATTATTTAGAGATACTTTAGGGAGGTAAATCTATAAGGTATAAATCGGTGATCCAACGAGAATGGGTGTAGTGACCGTGACGGTACAAGGTTGGACGATATTAAAGTATAAATGATTGGCACTATTGCAAAAGGTAAATGAGGAAGCTCGAAAGAACCTACGGAAGCTAGATaagtaataattgaaaatgacATTAAGACATACTTCTaggagaatggaaaaaaaatctatatgataggagagggaaagaggggagagataaatacatatatatatatataaaatataaataaaataaatgcataaatcaataaataaaataaaataaaataaaataaatacacgcatatatatgtatgtgataaGAGAGAATGACAggaatggagaaagagagaaaagggaaggagCACAATTGAATTTGATTTGGCAGGGTGGAGGTGGTAGCGGTAGCGGTTCGCAGAGGTACTCCTCGTCGTACGGTGGTTCATCGGCATCGGCTCCATACGATGACAATAAGGGCTCGTCATCGTCGGCGGTTTATGAGGACAAGAGACAGAGCGAACGAGCCTCGTCATATCACCGTTCGGAGGACCGTCATTCGGCTTCACGGAGCTATGCACCTCCGCCACCCCCTCGCATTAGCGAGATGGCGCCCCCGACTCAGAGATACAACTCTAGTCGAGGAAGAATATCGCATCAAAGCTCTAACTACAGAGGTCGCATTTCCACTCGCGGCAGCAGTCGAGGGGGTGGATTTCATCGGATGAGCTCTCGATCGGACGTCATCATGGCTCGCAAGCGTACCCTACACTCGCTCGACTATCGGCGCAAGCTGCTAGGTTCGCGTTCGCGAGACTACATCCAGCGTATGCGCATGACAACTACCAAATTGCGCAGGAGGTAACTAATTAATAAGTCACTTACCAACCGCAATACCGTCCTAGTAGCCTGCTTGCTTATCCGTCAGTACACAAACTGGCTATGTCAATGACCTGAGAGTCACGACGACGATATAGACATGTATAAAtggtaaaagaaaacaaacctGACACAAATGATCGCACGAAACAAATGTTTACATATTGCCGAGAGGCAAACTTTTGACAGGGTCGTAATACCGAGGGAATTGATCATAATGTGGTGCGCATAAATACGATGTATGCGCACCATCCAAATGCAATGTAATTACTTTTGATACGAGAACTAAAATACTTGTACTTTATGATGTCATTACTTATCGTTCTTCCACATAGCAgtgactaaaaaaaaaaaaaaagtatataaaaaaatataaatatatatatatatacatatatatataaaatgcagTATAAAAGAAcgttatttctaatatatacatataagtattttAAGACGCGAACATGCGAAACCACAAGAGCACAATGCAATGCAAAAAGGCTGAAATAGTTGACCTTTATTGCAAAACGAAGTGCATTCTCATTATGGGGGATAAGAGCAATGAATACTATCGCGATATTTGCTGTATATCAACTATGAAACAAATTTTGATTGCTGATTAAACGAAAGACAAAGGAAACAGAACAAAATGAAGGGAAATAATGtaagtcaaaaaaaaattgctgtGTCATTAGTAGCGGTACTACTAGGCTATCCGGAAGTAAAAAGGAGTCAGGATCAGGAAGCAGCATGAAGGACAAGGATAGAGAGATGGCCAAAGCTATTAACGCTGAGTTttccgacgacgacgacgaagacgatgataACAAGAGTAATTGGGATGACGATGAGAAggtaatttcgttaaaaatctCTACCGGCCTGATCGCAGGCATTTCATTTCtcaagagaaatagaaactgTGCCTCACCgtatataatactttctaaCGTTAAATCCAGCCGCATGAACGggatgacgaagaagaagatgaggaagaggaagagaaaaagaaaaaagatgaaaagagaaaaaaggaaaaacaagagagagaaagacaaaataccgaagatgaggaagagaaagatgacgAAGTGAAGGAGGACGAGGAAGATACGAAACAGGAGGTAGGGAATATTCTAGAATTGTCGTATTTCCTACGAGACTCTCTAGCGCTCTCTTTGCTCTATCTCTAAAGCAACCATTTTTTGCTGCGTTATCCTTtaggacgaagaagacgacggcgatgacgaagaaagagatgaaaatgataaaaacgaaCATGGTAGAAACGCTGATTCGGAGGAATTACCTAGTAGACGTGACGGAAGAAAATTCATCAAATTGAATTGTCCACACTGTGCGCACCGTAGCGTCACTTTCAAAGAATATTCTCTTCATCTATATTCTGGACGTCACAGTGCGGCTATGAGACGTATCGCATCTCGACACAAAGCGACTCTTACGCGTATGCGAGTTCTACAAAGACAGGAACAGCGACGAGTAGAAGCACGCGATGCTCTTCGTGGTACCTTACCCTCTCGTACCATGTTCTGTCCTATATGCAAATTAAACTATCGTTCTCTTAAAGCAATACATCAGTTATCCGAATCGCATCGTCAAATGAAACGATTCCTCACACCGTTTTGTCGTGTTTGTCGTATTCAATTCAGATCGCCAATGCTCTTCGAAACACACATGTGTTCTCTCGATCACATAAaggtaatttttcttctaaaacttcaaatttcattgattgtacgtacatacgaagGTACAGTCGAGTTTCGTTTGATCTTTTCAGAGGAAAAGCgtatggaaagaaagaatgaacaCTAGAAATGATGAGGCAGAGGCAGATTCCAGTGGTCCCGAAGAAGACGATAAAGAAGTCAATCTGGACAACTTCATGACTTTGGATTCGGTGGGCGATGTGGATGGTACGACCTACGTTATATCATCATATATacgtttttgcttttttccttttggtttctcttctccttttcctttcttttcttctcctttttcttttttcttccttgttttttttttctttttttttagatctttgtttataaacaaataattgtaCCTGTTGCAGAGGACGAAGAAAgtagcgataaaaaaaaagaaaagacgacgGAGGGTGAAAACGTGAGCGAGGCTGAAAAGAAGCCaaagaataaacaaatgaTTAAAGTGGGAGCGGAATATATAAAACGCGTAGAAGTACAATTTTGCGAATTGTGTAAAGTTTATCTGCCGCGTAGTGAAAACAGTAAAAGAGCAGTGGCGCTTCATTGTTCCACTCGAAGCCATCTGAAACggtaattgatataaataaataattgtatttttatagtCATTATCGCTCTCATcaaattcaataatatatatatatatatcaaataaaatactttgaaatttgatttatatatacataggtacgtaCGAGATAACGATGATAAAGCACTACGAAGAGAAGCAGAAAGAATACACCTtcagtcgtcgtcgtctgtAAATACAAGTACTAATTCCAACGCTATCAACACGTCCGACACCACGAAAGCTTTAACGAATTCTGAAACGCCTACATCAACGAGCGGTACTCAACCGTTGTCTACGAATGGCAATAACAATGCTATGGAAAATGTGAAAATTGTCGAACAGAAGGTAAACGCTATTGAAACGGAGAAAAATGCAAAGGTCAATAAAAATGGTCAGGGAGGAGACGaggatgatgacgatgattatCATGGCGATGGCGGTGTCAAATTGTGGGATGACGTTGATAAAGATTTGGGTGATATATTGAGAGAGACCGAGCCTGGAACGAAATCCAGCGATGACGAAGATTCCCGTTACGATCGTTTTCGTAATTCAGACAAaaaacaacagcaacaacatgGGAAGgataaggaaagagataacgaAAAGATCGAGGGGAACGATAATGaaagtaataacaaaaaacaggatacgaagataaaatgtgaaaaagtGGATATATAATTGTTCAAAAAATTTACTATCAGTACGTTTCACTCCTACCCTTCGGTTCATACATTGTCTTTGTATGTGGTTGTCTTTTAATCTGATAACTTGGCGTACAATAGTAGACTgttaagttttattttatgtcgTGGAAATACAGAATTGTACGATTGCTTAGAGATTACGATGTAATATTTCTCATGTAACTAGTTGAAAGCTATTCTAAGAAGACACAGCTGAGTGAgctaagaaaagtaaataacttGAAATTGTTTTGGTTTTAATAAGTAAAGAGCTGGTACTTTTATTAAGATTATGGAAGAAATATGCGATCAAGTTGTCAATACTTCTTATTCCATCATAAGTGAAACTAGATATCAAATTGTTTCAATATTGTGTGGTACTAAACTTGATTCGtatcgaactttttttttttttttttttttttttttttttttttttttttttttttttttttttttttttttttttttttttttttttgatcgtatAAGGGCATGTCTGAAATGTACGCTTTACATTATTGTAAACTTCACGATGTTCAATTCCTTTGTAATTCAAAAATCATTTCATACGCACATGTCTAACAgcaatacaaaaattattaaaaaatgctgtaaaaaaaaataacttttcatATAAGTATCTCTTAGTACAATTGTGCGAAAACTAGTGGTTAATTCTTTGTGAATCCCAGGTATGTGGAGTAacggaacaaagaaaagacggtagatattgatttttaattaacatgtaaatgagtatataataaaatatgtcacTGTAgacaatgaataaataaacttaACATTATTAAACATATTCTTCTTTGTGTTAGAAATATTgcaatttaacaatttttgtataataagtATGACCTTATAAAAAACACACAACGTATATTTCCAAGCTctatagtttatttttttcaagtaaaaaggaaatgagaaTCGTTATGACATAATTCTCCTTTTCAACAATGGCAATATTTGTCCCAGTTCACATCTAttgtattacaaataataacgatattcatattttttaaccTATATTCGTTTTgacaaaagaattttctaatactctctctctctctctctctttccctctttctctctctctctctctctctctctttctctctctctctctctctctcttacaaatGGCAACTGTAAGTTCAACGTTAGTAATTAATGCTGGAGATCAGAATATTTCTAATAGCACTGAGAGTAGTTctgttatcgataataaaaataacgagtcACAAGTTACACCACTTTTACAATGTTTTGTTTgtgatataattgtaaaagGACGTTACTATGCTTTAGCAACATGTAGAACACAGAATTCAAGGTCTaaagttattgaaaaattaggAGAATTAGTTGGCGAAAGGTATATTATtccgatataattattttgttgtttctaatagtttaaatattattttataattgatgTATATATTCCAGATACATGGTTGTCATATCAGAAGATGATGTGATTTGTCGAAGTTGTGCTA
It includes:
- the LOC122635727 gene encoding stress response protein NST1-like isoform X4, with amino-acid sequence MIHVLNTIQVDLKDIPAEVVEVNIQTVINALVNLTLVEMIIVLLEILPVKGSEAILISSGTTRLSGSKKESGSGSSMKDKDREMAKAINAEFSDDDDEDDDNKSNWDDDEKPHERDDEEEDEEEEEKKKKDEKRKKEKQERERQNTEDEEEKDDEVKEDEEDTKQEDEEDDGDDEERDENDKNEHGRNADSEELPSRRDGRKFIKLNCPHCAHRSVTFKEYSLHLYSGRHSAAMRRIASRHKATLTRMRVLQRQEQRRVEARDALRGTLPSRTMFCPICKLNYRSLKAIHQLSESHRQMKRFLTPFCRVCRIQFRSPMLFETHMCSLDHIKRKSVWKERMNTRNDEAEADSSGPEEDDKEVNLDNFMTLDSVGDVDEDEESSDKKKEKTTEGENVSEAEKKPKNKQMIKVGAEYIKRVEVQFCELCKVYLPRSENSKRAVALHCSTRSHLKRYVRDNDDKALRREAERIHLQSSSSVNTSTNSNAINTSDTTKALTNSETPTSTSGTQPLSTNGNNNAMENVKIVEQKVNAIETEKNAKVNKNGQGGDEDDDDDYHGDGGVKLWDDVDKDLGDILRETEPGTKSSDDEDSRYDRFRNSDKKQQQQHGKDKERDNEKIEGNDNESNNKKQDTKIKCEKVDI
- the LOC122635727 gene encoding protein SHORT ROOT IN SALT MEDIUM 1-like isoform X1; translated protein: MSYGYNKYSSTMSSRGRGFSSRGGSSYRGRGGGGGSDWGGGSTGGNMSNRGSYSSSRGGRFKYSTTSYDSRSKYNSGGSERYSSRGGRGEHSNSYKRPRESYSGRDDHRSSGDSTRKRIRSDSYQGGGGSGSGSQRYSSSYGGSSASAPYDDNKGSSSSAVYEDKRQSERASSYHRSEDRHSASRSYAPPPPPRISEMAPPTQRYNSSRGRISHQSSNYRGRISTRGSSRGGGFHRMSSRSDVIMARKRTLHSLDYRRKLLGSRSRDYIQRMRMTTTKLRRSSGTTRLSGSKKESGSGSSMKDKDREMAKAINAEFSDDDDEDDDNKSNWDDDEKPHERDDEEEDEEEEEKKKKDEKRKKEKQERERQNTEDEEEKDDEVKEDEEDTKQEDEEDDGDDEERDENDKNEHGRNADSEELPSRRDGRKFIKLNCPHCAHRSVTFKEYSLHLYSGRHSAAMRRIASRHKATLTRMRVLQRQEQRRVEARDALRGTLPSRTMFCPICKLNYRSLKAIHQLSESHRQMKRFLTPFCRVCRIQFRSPMLFETHMCSLDHIKRKSVWKERMNTRNDEAEADSSGPEEDDKEVNLDNFMTLDSVGDVDEDEESSDKKKEKTTEGENVSEAEKKPKNKQMIKVGAEYIKRVEVQFCELCKVYLPRSENSKRAVALHCSTRSHLKRYVRDNDDKALRREAERIHLQSSSSVNTSTNSNAINTSDTTKALTNSETPTSTSGTQPLSTNGNNNAMENVKIVEQKVNAIETEKNAKVNKNGQGGDEDDDDDYHGDGGVKLWDDVDKDLGDILRETEPGTKSSDDEDSRYDRFRNSDKKQQQQHGKDKERDNEKIEGNDNESNNKKQDTKIKCEKVDI
- the LOC122635727 gene encoding uncharacterized protein DDB_G0283697-like isoform X2, which translates into the protein MSYGYNKYSSTMSSRGRGFSSRGGSSYRGRGGGGGSDWGGGSTGGNMSNRGSYSSSRGGRFKYSTTSYDSRSKYNSGGSERYSSRGGRGEHSNSYKRPRESYSGRDDHRSSGDSTRKRIRSDSYQGGGGSGSGSQRYSSSYGGSSASAPYDDNKGSSSSAVYEDKRQSERASSYHRSEDRHSASRSYAPPPPPRISEMAPPTQRYNSSRGRISHQSSNYRGRISTRGSSRGGGFHRMSSRSDVIMARKRTLHSLDYRRKLLGSRSRDYIQRMRMTTTKLRRSGTTRLSGSKKESGSGSSMKDKDREMAKAINAEFSDDDDEDDDNKSNWDDDEKPHERDDEEEDEEEEEKKKKDEKRKKEKQERERQNTEDEEEKDDEVKEDEEDTKQEDEEDDGDDEERDENDKNEHGRNADSEELPSRRDGRKFIKLNCPHCAHRSVTFKEYSLHLYSGRHSAAMRRIASRHKATLTRMRVLQRQEQRRVEARDALRGTLPSRTMFCPICKLNYRSLKAIHQLSESHRQMKRFLTPFCRVCRIQFRSPMLFETHMCSLDHIKRKSVWKERMNTRNDEAEADSSGPEEDDKEVNLDNFMTLDSVGDVDEDEESSDKKKEKTTEGENVSEAEKKPKNKQMIKVGAEYIKRVEVQFCELCKVYLPRSENSKRAVALHCSTRSHLKRYVRDNDDKALRREAERIHLQSSSSVNTSTNSNAINTSDTTKALTNSETPTSTSGTQPLSTNGNNNAMENVKIVEQKVNAIETEKNAKVNKNGQGGDEDDDDDYHGDGGVKLWDDVDKDLGDILRETEPGTKSSDDEDSRYDRFRNSDKKQQQQHGKDKERDNEKIEGNDNESNNKKQDTKIKCEKVDI
- the LOC122635727 gene encoding protein SHORT ROOT IN SALT MEDIUM 1-like isoform X3 yields the protein MSSRGRGFSSRGGSSYRGRGGGGGSDWGGGSTGGNMSNRGSYSSSRGGRFKYSTTSYDSRSKYNSGGSERYSSRGGRGEHSNSYKRPRESYSGRDDHRSSGDSTRKRIRSDSYQGGGGSGSGSQRYSSSYGGSSASAPYDDNKGSSSSAVYEDKRQSERASSYHRSEDRHSASRSYAPPPPPRISEMAPPTQRYNSSRGRISHQSSNYRGRISTRGSSRGGGFHRMSSRSDVIMARKRTLHSLDYRRKLLGSRSRDYIQRMRMTTTKLRRSSGTTRLSGSKKESGSGSSMKDKDREMAKAINAEFSDDDDEDDDNKSNWDDDEKPHERDDEEEDEEEEEKKKKDEKRKKEKQERERQNTEDEEEKDDEVKEDEEDTKQEDEEDDGDDEERDENDKNEHGRNADSEELPSRRDGRKFIKLNCPHCAHRSVTFKEYSLHLYSGRHSAAMRRIASRHKATLTRMRVLQRQEQRRVEARDALRGTLPSRTMFCPICKLNYRSLKAIHQLSESHRQMKRFLTPFCRVCRIQFRSPMLFETHMCSLDHIKRKSVWKERMNTRNDEAEADSSGPEEDDKEVNLDNFMTLDSVGDVDEDEESSDKKKEKTTEGENVSEAEKKPKNKQMIKVGAEYIKRVEVQFCELCKVYLPRSENSKRAVALHCSTRSHLKRYVRDNDDKALRREAERIHLQSSSSVNTSTNSNAINTSDTTKALTNSETPTSTSGTQPLSTNGNNNAMENVKIVEQKVNAIETEKNAKVNKNGQGGDEDDDDDYHGDGGVKLWDDVDKDLGDILRETEPGTKSSDDEDSRYDRFRNSDKKQQQQHGKDKERDNEKIEGNDNESNNKKQDTKIKCEKVDI